The window GCACATCGAAGAGCAGCTCGAGCTTCTGCTGGATCTCAGTTGGTTGCAACGGGACCTCCGCTTCAGCCGGTGTGAACTCTTCGAACTTCGCAGGCTGAACCTTGACTTTCTCTTGCTTCTTTTCTTTCGGAAAGAGCTTTTCGTTGACTTCTCTGAGGGCTGTCAGCTGTGCGAACAGCCACAGACTGGACGGGGAAGAGTTTTCCATTTCCACCCGGCACTCAGCGCACACCAGGAGTTCTGTGGGATTGAAGAGCATGCTGATCTTTTCGATATCGTCCACGGGCTTGATGTCGAGTTTTGCCAGAGAAACTTTGCCTTTCGCCTTTTCAGCCAGGAGCGTCAGGCTCGCACCGATCATCTGGTTCAACGCTTCGTTCAGTGCGCTGAGCTTTATATCGTCAATGTTCTGATCGGTGGGTTCACCCGAGCCACCCATCATGAGATCGACTATCCTCAGCACCAGCGACGCGGGCATCGCTATGGATATGTTCAGTTGCAAAGCTTCGCTGAGCTTGATGTTGGCAAGGACGATCCTTTCTGTCGCCTTTGTGATGAAGTCTTTCAGAGACGTCTGCGTTACTTGAGCGATTTTTATCCGCGTTTCTCTCCCAACGATCATGCCGAGAGCGGAAGAAGCGGGATCGAAGATCAACGTGACTATGCTTTCTATCGTCTTCTTATCCTCTTCCGGGAGCGATTCTGAAAAGCTTTTCAGCAACGCGTCAAGTTCGTCCTGAGAGAGGAAATCGCTCATTCTTCCACCTCCGGTTCGATGATCTTGGTGATCCTCACAGCCCTGTAGCCTTTGTAAGTTCCGGGTCTCGCCAGAAACTTGGGCTTACCCTGAACGTTCACCACGATGTCTTCGTCTTTGTGGGACTTCAATCTGATCACATCCCCAACTTCCAGTTCCAGCACTTCCCGCACCGTCAGAATCGCTTCGCCGAGCACCGCACTCAAAACGGTGCTCATCTGGTTCAGGTTGGTCAGCAGATCCTTTTGCAGTTTTTCGGAAATCTGTTCTTTCTTAGCCACCTTGAACCAGTTACGGGAACTCAATCGGTCCATGAACGGTTCCGTTAGAGATGACGGCCAGCATACGTTCATGAAACCTTCAGTCTTTCCAATGGTCAGGAAGAGGGAAACCAGAAGGACCATCTCGCTCGGCGGGGCTATCTGTACGAACTGCGGATTGTTCTCGATGCTCTCTATCGTCGGCGAGAAACTGAAGACGTCGCTCCATGCCTGTGCCAGGTTCGCAAGGATGTTCATGATCTCCTTTCTCATGATGCTTATCTCTATCTCTGAAGGGGGTCGCTTGACGTTCGGAATGCCAGGTCCTCCGAGGATCAGATCCAGGATCGTGTAAAACAGCTCGAGGTTCATTTCGAGAATCGCACTACCAGCAAATTCGGGAGCCGAAAAAACAACTATGAACGCTGGGGCTGGCAAAGACCTTATGAACTCTTCGTAGGTGATCTGGTCTATGCTCGCCAGGTTTATGCTCACGAAGGTTCTCACTCTACCAGACAGGTAAGTTGAGACCGAGCGCGCGAAGTTCTCATGTATCATGTCGAACACGCGGATGTGTTCCTTCGAAAATTTGCTTGGTCTTCTGAAATCGTAGACCTTGACCTTCTTTTCTTCCCGCTTAATTTCCTCGGCCGAGAGTTCTCCAGATTTCAGTGCCTGCAACAGCCGATCTATTTCATCCTGGCTGAGGATGTCGGACAAGCACCATCACCCCTTCACTCGACGGAGCTGATGGCCTTTATGTACAGATAGACCCCTATGACTCCGAGCCTTTCTCTCTCACCCGTGAACCCGGTGACCTCGTTCACCATGGCTCGTATCTGTTTCTTGAGCAGTTCTATGCCTGCGGCCGTGTTGAGCTCCGATTTCTCCTTGCTCAGGAATATGAGCATGAGACTGTCCATGATCATGTCTCTGCGCTCCGCGATCGCGGCCCGGCACGCATCGCTCGCCACCGTCAACGTTAAAGAATCTATCACGGCCACTTCCTTTCCACCCTTGAGCATGAACGTTGTGTAGGTGCCGGGTTGAATGACCACTGCCTTGATCTCGGTTGGGGCTTGCTGAACTGTTTGCTGTTTTGGCTGTGTCAGGTTCGTGCCCAGCAGCATGATCGTGACAGCGGTTGCACCAATGGCAACAACGGCCGGAACGATGATCGACATCAGTAAACCACCTATGCCCCTCTTCTTGGTTTCCTTGACCTCTTCGTCAGCCACTCGTCATCACCTACTTTGCCCTCTCGCGTTTTATGAGTATGTCTATCCTGCGGTAAACGTTCCGCAACTGGTTCAGACGGGCTTCGTAACGATTATCCAGCTCGCTCATCGAGGCTGTGTACTGCTCTCTCGAGATCTCTCCGGCTCTGAATTTTTCCAGGAGCAGGTTCCTTTCGATCTCTATTTCTTTCTGGAGAGTCTCTATCTCTTTTCTTATCGGCCAGTCTCCCATTCCTATAGGGTAGAACCTCTGAGGATCGTAGAAGTAGTCCGGGTCAAACCTGCCCGCCCTGACGTCTGCCAGTCTTTCAACAGCCCTGCGACGTTTCAATTCGTCCGTAAAAAATTGTATAACACTCGCGGCCCTCGCACTGCTCAAATGCCAGTTCGAAACGTAGATGGAATCTGCCGGGACCGGCCGATCGTCGGCATAGCCATAAACCTGTATCACGTTCGTCGTGTGCTCGATGATCAGAGAACCAATCCTTCCGAGCAACGTCTTCGCCTCGATTGTGAGCTTGGCACTCGCGGGCTCGAAGAACGCCATGTCCTGCATGATTATGACCGTACCTTCGTCCCTTTCCTGTATCGTGATCTTGCCCTTGTATTCTTCGGCGATCCTCATGAGTTCTTCGTAAACTCCCCGTCTTGAGGTGATGAGGGGTTCCTCTGCCAGGCTCTTTCCGCCCGTCAGAACGCTCGGTGGCATTCCCGTGAGAGGTGATCTCAGACCGACAGTGATCTGCTGGAACTTTCCGGGACTTATTGTGGACATGGAGAACAAAAGCACGAAGAACGTCAAAAGCAGTGTCACCATGTCACCGTAGGTGGTGAGCCAGCTCGCCTTCGGTGCCTCGTAGCTTCTCTTCTTTCGAGGCATCAGGCAGCCTCCCTGCCGAGCGAAGCCTCGTAGGCCGCCTTTTCTTCAGCGGTGAGGAAGGATTTGAGCTTTTCTTCCAGAATCCTCGGGTTTTCTCCTGCCTGAATGGAGAGCACGCCCTCGAGGATCATCTGTTTCTGTCTCAGAATCTTTATCGCCCTCCTTCCGAGCTTCTCACCCATAGGTAAGAACACGGCGTTCGAGAGGATCGAACCGTAGAAGGTCGTGACCAGCGCGACAGACATGTTCGGCCCTATGGTTTCTGGGTTGTTCAAAGTCCTCAACATACCTATCAGACCGATGAGCGTTCCTATCATTCCGTACGCGGGGGCAAAAGATCCTGCCGAATCCATCATCGCCTTGTTCGCCATGAGGTCTTCTTCTATGAGGTCCATCTCGGCTTCCATCATGCTCTTCAAAAGTTCAGGATCCGTACCATCTATCACCAGCTGCAACGCTTTTTTCATGAAAGGATCATCGATCTCGTTCAGGTTCTCTTCCAGGGAGAGCAAGCCTTCCCTTCTCGCCTTCTCCGAAAAAGACACGAGCGTTCTCACGAGTCCGATGTTGTCGATCTTTGGTTCTTTGAACGTGGACATGATCACACTGAGGATTCTAAAGCTTCTTTCCTTAGGGTGCGAGGCGATCGTGGAGGCCAACGCGCCGCCGATCGTTATGAACACGGATGGCAGGTCCACGAAGGCGGATGGAGCAGATTTTCCGATGAATATGCCAAAGAATATCATTCCGAAGGCCATCAACACTCCAAGGACCGTCGAAAGATCCACACCTCATCCCTCCCTCTCGTGAGGGATATACCTGAGCAAATCGAGCACCGGATAGGCTTGCTTTTTGTATTCTATCACTCGGCGGACGACCTCTTCGACGCTTTCTTGCACGATGTATTTTTTGCCGTTGAAGAGCGTTATCGTCGTGTCCGGTAGGGCTTCAACTGTTTCTATCATCTCGGCGTTGAGCACGAACCTCTGGCCCTTGAGGCGCGTCAGCCAGATCATCGCGCATCACCTTATCTCCTCAGTGCAACGAGTTCGCCGAGTATGGTGTCGGCGGTGGTTATGACCCTCGCGTTCGCCTGAAATCCCCTCTGAGCGATGATCATCCGTGTGAACTCTTCCGCGAGATCCACGTTCGACATCTCGAGCGCGCCAGGGATGAGTGTGCCTCTGCCACCACTTCCCGCGGTCCCTATCTGTGCCAGTCCACTGTTCGCAGACGGTAGATACAGCGAGTTGCCAACCTCAGTCAATCCCGCAGGGTTGTTGAAGACCGCGAGCGCTATCTGTCCGAGTACATCGGTCAAACCGTTGCTGAAGGTGCCTATTATCTCACCGTTCTCGTTTATGGCGAAAGATTGCAACATTCCCAGGGCGTTTCCGTTCTGCCAGGTGAACGAAGCGCTGTTGGCGCCGGCGAACTGGGTGAGTGCTGTAAGATCGAGGTTGATCTTCACAGTGCCATCACCCATGTGTGAGGCGTCGAACTGGATGGTTCTCATT is drawn from Thermotoga sp. Ku-13t and contains these coding sequences:
- the fliN gene encoding flagellar motor switch protein FliN, yielding MSDFLSQDELDALLKSFSESLPEEDKKTIESIVTLIFDPASSALGMIVGRETRIKIAQVTQTSLKDFITKATERIVLANIKLSEALQLNISIAMPASLVLRIVDLMMGGSGEPTDQNIDDIKLSALNEALNQMIGASLTLLAEKAKGKVSLAKLDIKPVDDIEKISMLFNPTELLVCAECRVEMENSSPSSLWLFAQLTALREVNEKLFPKEKKQEKVKVQPAKFEEFTPAEAEVPLQPTEIQQKLELLFDVPLKIVVELGRARMTLKQVLDLTVGSLIELDKLTGEPVDVLVNGRLIARGEVVVIDENFGVRITEIVSPKQRLYSIRETNGV
- a CDS encoding motility protein A, which translates into the protein MDLSTVLGVLMAFGMIFFGIFIGKSAPSAFVDLPSVFITIGGALASTIASHPKERSFRILSVIMSTFKEPKIDNIGLVRTLVSFSEKARREGLLSLEENLNEIDDPFMKKALQLVIDGTDPELLKSMMEAEMDLIEEDLMANKAMMDSAGSFAPAYGMIGTLIGLIGMLRTLNNPETIGPNMSVALVTTFYGSILSNAVFLPMGEKLGRRAIKILRQKQMILEGVLSIQAGENPRILEEKLKSFLTAEEKAAYEASLGREAA
- a CDS encoding flagellar motor protein MotB — its product is MPRKKRSYEAPKASWLTTYGDMVTLLLTFFVLLFSMSTISPGKFQQITVGLRSPLTGMPPSVLTGGKSLAEEPLITSRRGVYEELMRIAEEYKGKITIQERDEGTVIIMQDMAFFEPASAKLTIEAKTLLGRIGSLIIEHTTNVIQVYGYADDRPVPADSIYVSNWHLSSARAASVIQFFTDELKRRRAVERLADVRAGRFDPDYFYDPQRFYPIGMGDWPIRKEIETLQKEIEIERNLLLEKFRAGEISREQYTASMSELDNRYEARLNQLRNVYRRIDILIKRERAK
- a CDS encoding flagellar basal body-associated FliL family protein, yielding MADEEVKETKKRGIGGLLMSIIVPAVVAIGATAVTIMLLGTNLTQPKQQTVQQAPTEIKAVVIQPGTYTTFMLKGGKEVAVIDSLTLTVASDACRAAIAERRDMIMDSLMLIFLSKEKSELNTAAGIELLKKQIRAMVNEVTGFTGERERLGVIGVYLYIKAISSVE
- the fliM gene encoding flagellar motor switch protein FliM — encoded protein: MSDILSQDEIDRLLQALKSGELSAEEIKREEKKVKVYDFRRPSKFSKEHIRVFDMIHENFARSVSTYLSGRVRTFVSINLASIDQITYEEFIRSLPAPAFIVVFSAPEFAGSAILEMNLELFYTILDLILGGPGIPNVKRPPSEIEISIMRKEIMNILANLAQAWSDVFSFSPTIESIENNPQFVQIAPPSEMVLLVSLFLTIGKTEGFMNVCWPSSLTEPFMDRLSSRNWFKVAKKEQISEKLQKDLLTNLNQMSTVLSAVLGEAILTVREVLELEVGDVIRLKSHKDEDIVVNVQGKPKFLARPGTYKGYRAVRITKIIEPEVEE
- a CDS encoding flagellar FlbD family protein gives rise to the protein MIWLTRLKGQRFVLNAEMIETVEALPDTTITLFNGKKYIVQESVEEVVRRVIEYKKQAYPVLDLLRYIPHEREG